The Theileria annulata chromosome 3, complete sequence, *** SEQUENCING IN PROGRESS *** genome has a segment encoding these proteins:
- a CDS encoding uncharacterized protein (note;~Tap-24g11.q1c.cand.110 - score = 12.98) produces MVSLKYIYLNFIYIPNINKNNINNNINKNNMISRMSLNNFPEINNKFNNFINPFQSNNQFIHQDLIINLLSLIEKSTNPNINSLLSTHKFMNIEEKKEFMISLISNWDMKKMTITIDKLNSFDRIIKILKLEPKIITECLGYIKFDHQDLKTKQKILLFHDLFGDNNIYNPLPFLHSNINIQKFKSNQI; encoded by the exons atggtttcattaaaatatatatatttaaattttatatatataccaaatattaataaaaataatattaataataatattaataaaaataatatgattag TAGAATgtcattaaataattttccagaaattaataataaatttaataattttattaatccATTTCAATCAAATAATCAATTCATACATcaa gatttaataataaatttattatcattaattgaaaaatcaacaaatccaaatattaattcattattatcaacaca taaatttatgaatattGAAGAGAAGAAAGAATTTATGATATCATTAATAAGTAATTGGGATATGAAGAAGATGACAATAACaatagataaattaaattcatttgatcgtataataaaaatattaaaattagaacCGAAAATAATAACAGAATGTCTTggatatataaaatttgatcATCAAGATTTAAAGAcaaaacaaaaaattttattatttcatgATCTCTTTggtgataataatatttataatccATTACCATTTCTACATtccaatattaatatacaaaaatttaaaagtaatcaaatctaa
- a CDS encoding Tpr-related protein family member, putative (Tap-24g11.q1c.C.cand.127 - score = 82.68;~Signal peptide predicted for TA03850 by SignalP 2.0 HMM (Signal peptide probability 0.836, signal anchor probability 0.002) with cleavage site probability 0.318 between residues 33 and 34): protein MVKPLLMVPSSVIVSPLVRVSLVLIGLPPLVRVALWRRPVRVSVSPVYHHQVYTPDFTNEGKCKAITPIYDKPCLVIKTSICHTNNLKNYEIQQKANSLSSTASTQSNIELASTQDTDLNKSGNTAQTGLQAKANELKEKAEALHGAAKELETAAGTTGSPLQPLNAPATALKNAAGNEGSGDGLYKKAQALAGVGQGAASAQANAVITAFEAVETQYNELMKQASTNGLTNSPEVIGVVKKFHEVKTTYYQMLIGYRFRYQVGDGSTDGMILNKASELHEKASTLAGAQGLKAQPNQDPQADPHQQLRELATELSNAVGENTGSPNSLQQALSQLKGATNDSLIVEKAQDVIQKYNEVTEKYGKVKEKDSDYKDLATGEYTQVKSAFEALEKKFDALKNSYENVLKLRVQELSQKAQELYIKANTLAGVVSELSSQANALRDAASKTGGTSDGLQQKATKLVEAINTEPGDPSGTNASAVITQFNTVRTAYNELAKLDKYSAVVDKIKKGETVSQPDEQKVKEVEDAYNNLKKVYDKILNVSKTTTLRVKAGASSSEGLRALASTLHSQANDLYTAVHTADSQANAAKVLKVKAGTDTQKTDSKYLRKLAADLYTKASELADAVGGSDNNAAKNLKDAVGSDEITATDKLRAKLKELASAQDTQLSKKAQDVRDKYDAVEPLFEAVKSKQSAYAGHQDKFEAVVKAWNAFNEVYKPEEKLATAVGAADQAGETGKPNTLREALHQLGTDPGTEPDNLSAMNKDVKTQYNTVKYKFDLVKNQESAYEAAQGNFKTEKYDPLVTAFNDFNNSYREAIYPTKFYSIIVPSIISMLSDYLRK from the exons ATGGTAAAACCACTATTGATGGTTCCTTCGAGTGTGATTGTGTCACCTTTGGTGAGAGTATCATTGGTCTTGATAGGTTTGCCACCTTTGGTGAGAGTGGCACTTTGGAGACGTCCAGTGAGAGTTAGTGTCTCACCGGTA TATCACCACCAAGTGTACACACCAGACTTCACCAACGAGGGCAAGTGTAAGGCTATCACTCCTATATATGACAAACCTTGTTTAGTTATCAAAACTAGTATTTGTCATACTAACAATCTCAAAAACTATGAAATACAGCAGAAGGCCAACTCACTTAGCTCCACTGCCAGTACTCAATCTAACATTGAACTTGCTTCAACTCAGGATACTGATCTCAATAAATCGGGTAATACTGCTCAAACTGGACTCCAGGCTAAAGCCAATGAACTAAAGGAGAAGGCTGAAGCACTTCACGGAGCAGCAAAAGAACTAGAAACGGCTGCTGGTACGACTGGTAGTCCACTTCAACCACTTAATGCTCCAGCCACAGCTCTTAAGAATGCTGCCGGTAATGAAGGTAGTGGTGATGGTCTATATAAGAAAGCCCAGGCACTAGCTGGAGTTGGTCAAGGTGCTGCTAGTGCTCAGGCCAATGCAGTCATAACAGCATTTGAAGCAGTTGAAACCCAGTACAATGAACTAATGAAACAAGCCAGTACTAATGGGCTAACCAATAGTCCTGAGGTCATCGGTGTTGTCAAGAAATTCCATGAGGTTAAGACCACCTATTACCAAATGCTCATAGGATACAGGTTTAGATACCAAGTTGGTGATGGTTCAACTGATGGTATGATTCTCAATAAGGCCTCAGAACTACATGAGAAAGCCAGCACACTAGCCGGTGCCCAAGGACTTAAAGCTCAACCAAATCAAGATCCTCAAGCTGATCCTCACCAACAACTCAGGGAACTTGCCACCGAACTTTCCAATGCTGTAGGAGAAAATACAGGTTCCCCAAATTCTCTCCAACAGGCCCTCAGTCAACTCAAAGGTGCTACTAATGATTCACTGATTGTTGAAAAGGCCCAAGACGTAATCCAGAAGTACAACGAAGTCACTGAAAAATACGGTAAGGTTAAGGAGAAAGATTCTGATTATAAAGATCTTGCTACTGGCGAATATACTCAAGTTAAATCTGCTTTCGAAGCGCTTGAAAAAAAGTTTGATGCCCTTAAGAATTCCTATGAAAATGTCCTTAAACTCAGGGTTCAGGAACTATCCCAAAAGGCCCAAGAGCTTTACATCAAAGCCAATACACTAGCTGGTGTTGTTTCTGAACTTAGTTCTCAAGCCAACGCTCTTAGGGATGCAGCCAGTAAAACAGGTGGTACTAGTGATGGTCTCCAACAAAAAGCAACTAAACTAGTAGAAGCTATCAATACTGAACCTGGTGACCCTAGTGGAACTAATGCCAGTGCGGTCATAACTCAATTCAACACAGTCAGAACAGCGTACAATGAACTGGCAAAACTCGATAAATACTCAGCTGTCgtagataaaataaaaaaaggTGAAACAGTATCTCAACCTGATGAACAAAAGGTCAAAGAGGTTGAGGATGCCTACAACAATCTCAAGAAAGTATATGACAAGATCTTAAACGTGAGTAAAACAACCACACTTAGAGTTAAAGCTGGTGCAAGCTCTTCTGAAGGACTCCGAGCACTGGCCAGTACACTACATTCCCAAGCCAATGACCTATACACTGCAGTTCATACTGCTGATAGTCAGGCCAATGCTGCCAAAGTACTCAAGGTTAAGGCTGGTACAGATACTCAAAAAACTGATTCTAAATATCTAAGGAAACTCGCAGCTGATCTATACACTAAAGCCAGTGAACTAGCCGACGCAGTTGGTGGTAGTGATAATAATGCTGCCAAAAATCTTAAAGATGCTGTCGGTTCAGATGAAATCACTGCTACAGATAAACTTCGAGCTAAACTCAAAGAACTTGCTTCTGCTCAAGATACTCAACTATCTAAGAAGGCCCAGGATGTTAGAGATAAATACGACGCAGTCGAACCTCTATTCGAAGCAGTTAAGAGTAAACAATCTGCATATGCCGGTCATCAAGATAAGTTTGAAGCAGTTGTGAAGGCATGGAATGCTTTTAATGAAGTTTATAAGCCTGAAGAAAAACTTGCCACTGCTGTCGGAGCTGCTGATCAGGCTGGTGAAACTGGTAAACCTAATACTCTTCGGGAGGCTCTACATCAACTTGGTACTGATCCAGGTACTGAACCTGATAATCTATCTGCTATGAACAAAGATGTTAAAACTCAATACAACACtgttaaatataaattcgACTTGGTCAAGAATCAAGAGTCTGCATACGAAGCTGCACAgggtaattttaaaactgaGAAATATGATCCACTTGTAACTGCCTTCAACGATTTTAATAACTCCTATAGAGAGGCCATATATCCTACTAAGTTCTACTCCATCATCGTTCCTTCAATCATTAGTATGCTATCAGACTATCTCAGAAAATAG
- a CDS encoding uncharacterized protein (note;~Tap-24g11.q1c.cand.111 - score = 67.43), with amino-acid sequence MLDIDMKLYGIENPRYNPDLKNIPEVIETMRDQIKELFGDNSTLFRGVTDYDLVSLSVTLSDLIWEYNFYKHKAKLKFDPDIIKLLRTNFTFINELFNDLIITRMNTIKLLKIPNLIDQPIFSHPLDIFPFLYLQQFQHSIKDFFSWYQYTFNFISSVTGSGPTATNSTDLSTTTEETSTNGISNQDSTGPSTVTEGNEANLDTNIKETPFGADTNIKETPLGVGDEEVGGEETGTVGASTVTEEEINTMTMIINENIKNILENLMGKKLSLIINGKYPLAIEEIGGYRPYIKFELEDSENPSSIKGYHKKYADRQLEFEQIEDIITPEVKEKFKEIQEEFKMFKHMSLKDLSLHYCKKFNSEYNFAHRIINRYNILKSISPVTVLGHTASNGPDGSTVVPGNEETSSTEDSSSNSSTTGTVGASTVTEGKGANSTAMECSTEETGTVGASTVTEDVITEFEKKLLDIITCLNYHIMNIRHMSWFVECSNSLPIECLANLKQTKQNIANPKPKTIFFFSHNFPKAFNTILEFIIPTYYNNNLKIHYNTVGTVGTEGIESTEGSEVTEGSESTEGIESTEGIEVSSSNSSTGTIGASTVTEGKVTKSIKGIESIKGIESIIYRKRILEEVYNMSKKRIDRSYEDTFPIGMDEDYKLKDIDLLRDLIDIGAGFKIYSDMPFTGYPMDILIDPDITDELRHSAYFKLAQSQPKPIYKCKNCNYLVFGNRVRLRRSRKIVCYEFEELRDDPKYTCRNCGLGRKQFDVIYRTGEKKYQLPPYIHLEQSPKFTNKRLK; translated from the coding sequence ATGTTGGATATTgatatgaaattatatgGTATAGAGAATCCACGTTATAATCCAGATTTGAAGAATATACCAGAGGTGATAGAAACGATGAGAGATCAGATAAAGGAATTGTTTGGTGACAATTCGACATTATTTCGTGGTGTAACAGATTATGATTTAGTTTCATTATCCGTGACATTATCTGATTTAATTTGGGaatacaatttttataaacataaaGCCAAACTCAAATTTGATCCTGacattataaaattattacgtacaaattttacatttattaatgaattatttaatgatttaattattacacGTATgaatactattaaattacttaaaattCCTAATCTTATTGATCAACCTATTTTTTCTCATCCACTTGATATTTTTCCTTTCTTATATTTACAACAATTTCAACATTCTATTAAAGATTTTTTTTCATGGTATCAATatacttttaattttatttcttccgttacggggTCTGGTCCTACTGCAACTAATAGTACTGACCTCAGTACTACTACTGAGGAAACTAGTACTAATGGTATTAGTAATCAGGATAGTActggaccaagcaccgttactgaAGGAAATGAAGCTAATCTAgatactaatattaaggAAACCCCTTTCGGAGCtgatactaatattaaggAAACCCCTTTGGGGGTTGGTGATGAGGAAGTTGGTGGTGAGGAAACTGGTAccgttggagcaagcaccgttacggaggaagaaataaatacaatgacaatgataataaatgagaatataaaaaatatattagaaaatCTGATGGggaaaaaattatctttGATTATTAATGGAAAATATCCATTAGCAATAGAAGAAATTGGTGGTTATAGAccatatataaaatttgaattaGAAGATTCAGAGAATCCATCAAGTATTAAAGGATATCATAAGAAATATGCTGATAGGCAATTAGAATTTGAACAAATTGAAGATATTATAACACCCGAAGTTAAAGagaaatttaaagaaattcaagaagaatttaaaatgttcaaACATATGTCATTAAAAGATTTAAGTTTACattattgtaaaaaattcaattctgaatataattttgcACATCGTATTATTAATCgatataatattttaaaatctattagccccgttacggtgcttggtcacacGGCCAGTAATGGACCTGACGGTAGTACAGTTGTACCTGGTAATGAGGAAACTAGTAGTACTGAGGatagtagtagtaatagtagTACTACGGGTActgttggagcaagcaccgtaacggagggaaagggagctaattctacagctatggagtgtagTACTGAGGAAACTGGTAccgttggagcaagcaccgttacggaaGACGTAATAACAGAATTTGAgaagaaattattagatataataacatgtttaaattatcatataatgaatataagACATATGTCATGGTTTGTAGAATGTTCCAATTCATTACCAATAGAATGTTTAGCCAATCTTAAACAAACGAAACAAAATATTGCCAATcctaaacctaaaaccATTTTCTTCTTTAGTCATAATTTCCCTAAAGCTTTTAATACTATTCTAGAATTCATTATACCAacatattataataataatttaaaaatacattataATACCGTAGGTACCGTAGGTACCGAGGGTATTGAAAGTACTGAAGGTAGTGAGGTTACTGAAGGTAGTGAAAGTACTGAAGGTATTGAAAGTACTGAAGGTATTGAGGttagtagtagtaatagtagTACTGGTACcattggagcaagcaccgttactgaAGGTAAGGTTACTAAGAGTATTAAGGGTATTGAGAGTATTAAGGGTATTGAGAGTATAATATATCGTAAAAGAATATTAGAAgaagtatataatatgaGTAAGAAAAGAATAGATAGAAGTTATGAAGATACATTTCCAATAGGTATGGATGAAGATTATAAATTGAAGgatattgatttattaagAGATTTGATAGATATTGGTGCAGGATTTAAGATATATTCAGATATGCCATTTACAGGATATCCAATGGATATACTTATAGATCCAGATATAACAGATGAATTAAGACATTCGgcatattttaaattagcACAATCACAACCAAAAccaatatataaatgtaaaaattgtaattatttagtCTTTGGTAATCGTGTACGACTTAGAAGAAGTAGGAAAATCGTATGTtatgaatttgaagaattaAGAGATGATCCCAAATATACTTGTCGAAATTGTGGTCTTGGTCGTAAACAATTCGATGTCATCTATCGAACTGGTGaaaaaaaatatcaatTACCACCATACATACATCTAGAACAATCTCCCAAATTCACTAATAAACGCCTTAAATAA
- a CDS encoding uncharacterized protein (note;~Tap-24g11.q1c.cand.111 - score = 67.43;~1 probable transmembrane helix predicted for TA03835 by TMHMM2.0 at aa 13-35): MSGDQKYKEEEEGPLQIVAYMFAGLAMMLNIRLSYSAAPFALLRFKLPENLFSVFVRTTSSSLELWCLFTMLLVNIIDTGSKLLFKHGVIKPPAGTADGVPNDTDNNKSKSLKLLTIIYPSIVTMWTYSYEILKHGEHNDRILRFGTSQAWDAYDTIRNTSVTFNANLNAGSGGTGFESNGSITITVTKGGDKFTELGNASPNVEIKLSTAGSSIKKCDKDGGQPQDFTNGTVSTLDKDTKLYIQATGSISKPSGAGEVTIKAILTVTSSGQSLGNTGLSLRGDPSKDPSSDGLTGTITPTGNSKVTIQDGGNIDLTNDALKALKLLTKNAVTLTKDSFASKATIKVTGYDFKSLTVPTSQNLQIYISGGTIKMYNEKGQLEELKTNTGLKAGTKLSLNATGQITEPPANNAHVNLAGTIVVTNKEQQQMGSSLTFNVGPNRSGVTGTLTLKDETGPPKHVKITSSNLTISKEAYTTIQMASDTTSSSFTIGSVTNIKYPNTNPNTTIPNITTVILETVTKENTPTNRTP, encoded by the coding sequence ATGTCTGGTGATCAGAAGTATAAGGAAGAAGAGGAAGGACCTCTACAGATAGTGGCTTATATGTTTGCTGGACTTGCCATGATGCTTAATATTAGGCTCTCGTATAGTGCTGCACCATTTGCCCTGTTGAGGTTTAAGTTACCTGAGAATCTCTTCAGTGTCTTCGTCAGGACCACTTCAAGCTCATTAGAGCTTTGGTGTTTGTTTACTATGCTATTGGTCAATATTATTGACACTGGTTCAAAACTATTATTCAAACACGGAGTAATCAAGCCACCTGCAGGAACCGCTGATGGAGTACCCAACGACACCGACAATAATAAGTCCAAGTCCCTGAAGTTATTGACTATCATCTATCCTTCCATAGTTACTATGTGGACGTACTCATACGAAATTCTGAAACATGGCGAACACAATGATAGGATATTGAGATTCGGCACTAGCCAAGCTTGGGATGCCTACGACACTATTCGTAATACTAGTGTTACCTTTAATGCCAATCTCAATGCTGGTAGTGGTGGTACTGGATTTGAGTCTAATGGTTCTATAACTATCACTGTAACTAAGGGTGGTGATAAGTTTACAGAACTCGGCAATGCTAGTCCTAATGTCGAAATCAAGCTCTCTACAGCTGGAAGTTCTATCAAGAAGTGTGATAAAGATGGTGGTCAACCTCAAGATTTCACCAATGGCACTGTTAGTACACTTGATAAGGATACCAAGCTATACATTCAAGCCACTGGTTCCATCTCTAAACCTAGTGGTGCTGGAGAAGTTACCATTAAAGCTATTCTAACTGTAACATCCTCCGGTCAGAGTCTTGGCAACACTGGACTCAGTTTACGTGGAGACCCTTCTAAGGATCCTAGCAGTGATGGTCTCACTGGAACCATAACACCAACGGGTAATAGCAAAGTCACAATCCAGGATGGTGGTAATATCGATTTGACAAATGATGCTCTGAAAGCTCTTAAGTTACTCACTAAGAATGCTGTTACTCTCACAAAAGATAGTTTTGCGTCTAAGGCTACAATCAAAGTAACAGGCTATGACTTCAAATCACTCACTGTCCCTACTAGTCAAAATCTTCAAATCTACATCTCCGGTGGTACTATCAAAATGTATAATGAGAAAGGTCAACTCGAAGAACTCAAAACCAATACTGGGCTCAAGGCTGGTACTAAGCTGTCCCTTAATGCCACTGGTCAAATCACTGAACCTCCCGCTAATAATGCTCATGTTAATCTTGCAGGTACCATTGTGGTCACCAATAAAGAACAACAACAAATGGGCTCCAGTCTCACCTTCAATGTAGGTCCAAATCGTTCTGGTGTCACTGGAACCCTAACACTCAAGGATGAAACTGGTCCTCCTAAACATGTCAAAATCACTAGTAGTAATCTCACAATCTCTAAAGAAGCCTACACCACTATCCAGATGGCTTCTGATACCACTTCTAGTTCATTTACCATTGGTTCTgttactaatattaagtaCCCTAATACTAATCCTAATACTACTATTCCTAATATTACTACAGTAATACTAGAAACCGTTACAAAAGAAAATACTCCTACCAACCGaaccccttaa
- a CDS encoding uncharacterized protein (note;~Tap-24g11.q1c.cand.109 - score = 14.97;~3 probable transmembrane helices predicted for TA03825 by TMHMM2.0 at aa 219-238, 242-264 and 277-299) — MNLIDEIMDMIEKMSSIMLYYSRLNIFKRVGMNAEYCKRIYNRTMEFFFLIFLQNPTLSNRNFINKFDCKNITEIGIITLSILRVLSYNIFIIFSVTVLGHTESTSTEVTTTNSTKVTTTNSTNNTTNSTEVTTTNSTEDISSTTGTVGASTVTQGKGANFTAMECTPGKGANFTAMECTPGKGANSMGTKCTTKDTKGVGVGTEEGPFGGVGMTKHRNGGLIGILNIFYAILLSFHIKSLVLMINVWYPTDTILIVIELYIYLNHIIELKIICNISLFSSIFIIISGAIIKIFIYFLWFHIINKFKFITFLSIK; from the coding sequence ATGAATTTAATAGATGAAATAATGGATATGATAGAGAAGATGTCGAGTataatgttatattattcaagattgaatatatttaaacgTGTAGGTATGAATGCAGAATATTGTAAACGAATATATAATCGCACTATGGAATTTTTCTTCTTAATATTTCTACAAAATCCAACTCTCTCCAATagaaatttcattaataaatttgattgtaaaaatattactGAAATTGGTATCATTactttatcaattttaagagtattatcttataatatttttattatattttccgttacggtgcttggtcacacAGAAAGTACAAGCACTGAGGTTACTACcactaatagtactaaggTTACTACcactaatagtactaataatactactaatagtactgaGGTTACTACCACTAATAGTACTGAggatattagtagtactacAGGTActgttggagcaagcaccgtaactcagggaaagggagctaattttacagccatggagtgtacccctggaaagggagctaattttacagctatggagtgtacccctggaaagggagctaattctatgggtaCCAAGTGtactactaaggatactaaggGAGTTGGTGTGGGTACTGAGGAAGGCCCTTTCGGGGGTGTTGGTatgaccaagcaccgtaacggaggattaattggtatattaaatatattttatgcaatattattaagttttcatataaaatcattagtattaatgaTCAATGTTTGGTATCCAACGgatacaatattaatagtaattgaactttatatttatttaaatcatattattgaattaaaaatcatttgtaatatttctttattttcttctatttttattattatttctggtgctattattaaaattttcatttatttcttatggtttcatattattaataaatttaaatttattacatttctatcaataaaatga
- a CDS encoding uncharacterized protein (note;~Tap-24g11.q1c.C.cand.127 - score = 82.68;~2 probable transmembrane helices predicted for TA03845 by TMHMM2.0 at aa 36-58 and 203-225): MCKWGADEKDQEGKWTNTGKPYNSGTNPADSQDAYFWHAFDLLMVIKITLAVVFVFALQYTPHIKFTIILVMILRSSDSMFFQVYTSLLPTVLKVIPRMLIVLSLSQKVVLRLWPQSQSPELKISIAGGTIKNKDNNLQTNSPLNENDVLSLNASGTLSGGDVSASGNVNLEGTIVVTSINQAIGSPLTFGGGPKKETANATFYHAFDLLIVIKISLASIFIYSLHYGESHIVDITKIIITGITDILKSPNPEKATEAPITGNVTINYGTVTHYSGSQARIDPDTTKNATIGTATTATITPATDGKTATLEITIDITKITSPNADALAALADLAIPIGPCKVNVKSDKITIKITFDEKDAYASKKWIDIEITGALTNLATALNLNGTTTDKATVRVDPAPNHLTITYNTTGFSVTKDAALKIPEAMEGQGMTAVTKATAQKIVEQLKKTAPPGTDAKNYYSVTDPKTKIRYSFTLNKDQAEKLNDGADAKIIVQYDHIFAEKFDTSSAFSEILREPPVIVALLNKGDLGDDARNYSPKTNFVWHGNEKTGLQGWLPYPATHVKDEEQSKQQGKEVCNESKENTPYNLVHAWIWHFFEYHGSYYDLPGSNYIHIFTPLYRIT, encoded by the exons ATGTGCAAATGGGGAGCTGATGAAAAAGACCAAGAAGGTAAGTGGACCAACACTGGTAAGCCATACAATTCTGGTACTAATCCTGCTGATAGTCAGGATGCTTATTTCTGGCATGCTTTTGATCTGCTTATGGTTATCAAAATCACTCTAGCTGTTGTTTTTGTATTCGCACTTCAATACACGCCACATATCAAATTCACGATCATACTAGTGATGATTCTAAGAAGTTCAGATTCAATGTTCTTCCAGGTCTATACTTCACTCCTGCCTACAGTACTGAAGGTAATCCCAAGAATGCTGATAGTCCTGTCACTCTCACAAAAGGTAGTTTTGCGTCTATGGCCGCAATCACAATCACCCGAGCTCAAG ATCTCAATCGCCGGTGGAACAATCAAGAACAAAGACAATAATCTACAAACCAATAGTCCACTCAATGAGAATGATGTTCTATCACTTAATGCCAGTGGTACATTAAGTGGTGGTGATGTTAGCGCTAGTGGTAATGTTAATCTTGAAGGTACTATAGTGGTTACATCCATTAATCAGGCTATTGGCTCTCCACTCACCTTCGGTGGTGGTCCTAAAAAAGAAACCGCTAACGCTACCTTTTATCATGCTTTTGATCTCCTTATAGTCATTAAAATATCTCTTGCCTCAATCTTTATTTACTCACTGCATTACGGAGAATCACATATAGTG gatatCACCAAAATCATCATAACTGGTATTACTGATATTCTGAAGAGTCCTAATCCTGAGAAGGCTACTGAGGCTCCTATTACTGGTAATGTTACTATTAACTATGGTACTGTTACTCACTATAGTGGTAGTCAGGCCAGAATTGATCCTGATACTACTAAGAATGCTACTATTGGTACTGCCACTACGGCCACTATTACTCCTGCTACTGATGGTAAGACTGCTACTCTTGAGATCACGATTGatattactaaaattaCTAGTCCTAATGCTGATGCTCTTGCTGCTCTTGCTGATCTTGCTATTCCTATTGGACCTTGTAAAGTTAACGTGAAGAGTGATAAGAttactattaaaattacttttgACGAGAAGGATGCTTATGCTTCTAAGAAGTGGATTGATATTGAGATAACTGGTGCTCTTACTAATCTTGCTACGGCTCTTAATCTTAATGGTACTACTACTGATAAGGCTACTGTTAGGGTGGATCCTGCTCCTAATCATCTTACTATCACATATAACACTACTGGTTTTTCTGTTACAAAGGATGCTGCTCTTAAAATTCCTGAGGCTATGGAGGGTCAGGGTATGACTGCTGTTACCAAGGCTACTGCTCAGAAAATTGTTGAGCAACTTAAGAAAACGGCTCCTCCTGGTACTGATGccaaaaattattattctgTTACTGATCCTAAAACTAAAATCCGTTACTCTTTTACACTCAATAAGGATCAGGCTGAGAAGCTTAATGATGGTGCCGATGCCAAAATTATTGTTCAATATGACCATATATTTGCTGAAAAGTTTGATACCAGTTCA GCATTCTCAGAGATATTGAGAGAACCGCCAGTGATTGTTGCCCTTCTTAACAAAGGAGATTTAGGTGATGATGCCAGAAACTATTCACCCAAAACCAATTTCGTATGGCATGGAAATGAAAAAACTGGTCTCCAAGGATGGCTACCATACCCAGCCACACATGTAAAAGACGAAGAACAATCAAAACAACAAGGAAAAGAAGTATGCAACGAATCTAAAGAAAACACACCTTATAATCTTGTTCATGCTTGGATATGGCATTTCTTTGAATATCATGGTTCCTATTATGATCTCCCTGGCAGcaattatattcatatattcaCTCCATTATATAGAATCACATAG